The genomic region AGGAACGCGTCCTCGCTGCGGGTCTGGAGCCAGACGGTGCCGGGCCCTTCGAAGTCGACGACGAGCCCTTCACCCGAGAACAGGGTGGACTTCAGGCCGCCGACGCGGCGGACGTCCCAGCTGGTCGTGCCCTCGAAGGCGACGATGTGACCGGAGTCGATGGTGTAGCGCTCGCCCGCGGCGAGTTCGACCGGTTCGACCGCGCCGTAGCTGGACATGAACACGGGGCCCTCGCCCGTGAGTTCGAGGAGGAAGAAGCCTTCCCCGCCGAGGAAGGACCGACCGCCGCCGAAGGTCGTGTCGACGGAGAGTGAGGGGTCCGAGGCGAGGTACGAGCCGGCCTGGACGTACAGCGTCTCGCCGGTCAGTTCGTGAGCGACCACGTCGCCGGGCAGGGCAGGCGCGAGGGTGACGTGCCCGGGCTGCTCCGCGGTGTAGGTGTTGCGGAAGAACGACTCGCCGCCGAGGACCGAGCGCTTGACGCTCTTGAACAGGCCGCCCTCGCCGCGGCTCGTGTTGATGCTCATGCCGTCTGTGTGCGAGACCAGTGCGCCGGCCTCGGCCATCAGGGACTCAACGGTCGTGAGGTCGACGTCGAGCAGGGCGAAGGAGGGACGGTTTCGAATCTCGTATTCCATGGCGGAGTAATCGCTTCACAGATATATCTCCCAATCGGTGTGTGCGACATCCTCAGGCATGTCGACGTACTACACGGTACATGGACCAGCCAGACCTGACAGACGTCGAGATAGACGCGCTCCACCGGACCGAACTCGCTCTGGAGTGGCTCCGGCGGGCCCACGGACACCTGCTGGAGTTCCATCACGGTATCGGGCACGCCATGGACCACCTCGACGCCGCCGAGGAACTCCTCCGCGAGAGCGGGCACACCGACCTCGCGGACGAGATTCGTGACCAGCACCTCCCTCGCGGCGTCATCGACCACGGCCCGACGCCGGAGGAGGGCGACCGCTGGTCCTACGACGTCGTGGAGACGTTCGAGGCCGGGTTCCTCGCGGACATGGTCGGCTTCGAGTCGCGAACCAGGAACGAGGTGGCCGACGGGAAGCGACACGTCGCCGAGCGCCGGCAGGAACGCGAGTGGCGCGAGCGGGCTAGTCGCGGACGAACGTGACCGGGCACGGGGCCGACAGCATCACTTCCTGCGCGGTCGAGCCGAAGACGGCCTTCCCGGTCGGCGAGCGCTTGCGGCCCGCGACGTACACGCGGTCGGCGGAGACGGACTCGGCGACGTCGACGATGGCGCGGCCGTGGTCACCGACGGCACCTCTGACCGAGTAGTCGACGGCGGCGTCGTCGAGGTGGGTCGTGAGGTCGCGGATGGTCGCCTGTCGGCTCGCGACCTCGTCGGGGGTCGCGTCGTTCGGGTTCGCGAAGTCGAGGCGGTCGCGGGTGCTGTCGTACTCGTCCTCGGTGAAGGCGTGGGTCAGCACGACCGACGCACCGGTCGGGTCGGCGACTTCGACGACCGATTCTGCGAGTCGTTCCGTGCGGTCGCCGTCGCTCGGGCCGACGGCGAGCACGATGGTCTGGATGGACATGGAACGTCCTGGTCACCGGAGCCAGTAAAAACTTCTGGAAATTTACTCGCTTCTGAAGAAAATTCTTGGAACGACTCGTTATGGGGCTCCGGGGCCAACGCATCGACATGATTCGACCCGACCTCACCGACCAGGTCGCACTCGTCACGGGGAGCGCGAAGGGCCTCGGCCGCGAACTCCTCCTCGCCATCGCCGAGTGCGGTGCCAGCGTCGCCGTCCACTACCGCACCAGCGGTGACGAGGCCGAGACGGTCGCCGAACTCGCTCGTGAGTGCGGCGCACCCGGCGTCACGACCGTCCAGGCCGACGTGACCGACCCCGACGACGTGGCGGCACTGTTCGATGCGGTCGAGGCCGACCTCGGAACCGTCGACGTCCTCGTGAACAACGTCGGCGCGTTCGCCCCCCGGCACTGGTCCGACATCGACTATGGGACCTGGCAGACCGTCTTCCAGACCAACGTCGACGCAACCTTCCTGACCTGTCGGCGCGCCATCCCCGCCATGCGCGAGCAGGCGTACGGCCGCATCGTCAACGTCGGCTATGCGTCCAGCGAGAAGGGACTCGTCAACCCGAAGAACGCGCCCTATTTCATGGCCAAGGCGGGCGTCCTGATGTTCACCCGGATGCTCGCCGCCGACACCCAGGACGACGGTATCACGGTCAACGCCATCTCGCCCTACGTCATCGAGAACTCCGACGAGTTCCCCGACGAACTCCCGCGGGGGAGAGCCGCCAGTTACGCCGACATGGAGCAGGCCATGCTGTTCTTCCTCGACGAGGACTCGGACTACATTAGCGGCGAGAACGTCGAGGTCGACGGCGGCTGGCTGCCCGAGAAGGTGTAGGCCGGAGGCCCGGCGACGCAACCACACCGGTGGTAGTTTTCACCCGAACCGGAGTCAGTTTCATGTGTACCCACCCCCATCGTTGGGGTGACACGTCGTAATGAGTGCGCGAACCGGGGTGCTATGGATCGAGGGGGCGGCAGGGGAGTCGCCCCTGTCCGACCAGCCCGCGGTCCGCGTTCACGAGGCCGCCGACCGGGCCGAGGCGGCCGCCACACTCGCGTCGGCCCGGGTTGATTGCATCGTCTGTCCACAGGCCCGTGAGGGCCTCACCGGGCTCGCACTGCTCGAACGACTCGGCACCTCGCACCCGAACGTCCCGAGCGTCCTGGTCTCCGAGACGCCCGACGACGACCTGGCGACTGCGGTCGCGAGCGGTGCCATCACGGAGTACCTCCCGCTGGCCATCTGGGAGGACCCCGGCGCACGCCTCGCGGACCGGGTCCACGCGCTCGCCGACGCGCACGACCCGACCCGACCCGACGAACGGACCCTCTCGGGGCTGCTCGCGACGGCCCGGGAGCTGATGACGACGCGGGCACCCGCCGACATCGCGAGCGTCGTCGCCGACGCCGCGAGCGAGATTCTCGAGTACGAGAGCGCCGCGGTCTGGCTCGTCGACGACCACGAGGAGGTGTTGCGACTCGCCGCTGGCTCGGACGTCGCGAACTACGGTGTGGGGTCGGGACCCGTCGGCTCGGTGTTCGAGTCCGGCGAACCGACCGTCCACGAGACCGACGAGGGGGCGACGATGTACTATCCGCTGGGCGACCACGGCGTCATGGCCGTCACCGCCGACAGCGTCCGGGCGATGGAGGACGCCGACGTCCAGCTCGCGGAGATACTCGCGGCCAACGCTTCCGCCGCGTTCGGC from Haloarchaeobius sp. HME9146 harbors:
- a CDS encoding TIGR00266 family protein; translation: MEYEIRNRPSFALLDVDLTTVESLMAEAGALVSHTDGMSINTSRGEGGLFKSVKRSVLGGESFFRNTYTAEQPGHVTLAPALPGDVVAHELTGETLYVQAGSYLASDPSLSVDTTFGGGRSFLGGEGFFLLELTGEGPVFMSSYGAVEPVELAAGERYTIDSGHIVAFEGTTSWDVRRVGGLKSTLFSGEGLVVDFEGPGTVWLQTRSEDAFLSWLIPRLPSRSGD
- a CDS encoding universal stress protein is translated as MSIQTIVLAVGPSDGDRTERLAESVVEVADPTGASVVLTHAFTEDEYDSTRDRLDFANPNDATPDEVASRQATIRDLTTHLDDAAVDYSVRGAVGDHGRAIVDVAESVSADRVYVAGRKRSPTGKAVFGSTAQEVMLSAPCPVTFVRD
- a CDS encoding SDR family NAD(P)-dependent oxidoreductase; its protein translation is MIRPDLTDQVALVTGSAKGLGRELLLAIAECGASVAVHYRTSGDEAETVAELARECGAPGVTTVQADVTDPDDVAALFDAVEADLGTVDVLVNNVGAFAPRHWSDIDYGTWQTVFQTNVDATFLTCRRAIPAMREQAYGRIVNVGYASSEKGLVNPKNAPYFMAKAGVLMFTRMLAADTQDDGITVNAISPYVIENSDEFPDELPRGRAASYADMEQAMLFFLDEDSDYISGENVEVDGGWLPEKV